One genomic segment of Ostrinia nubilalis chromosome 20, ilOstNubi1.1, whole genome shotgun sequence includes these proteins:
- the LOC135081462 gene encoding protein jagunal — MSSRGVMVTGTNGADFEHREKIAVQYQLSALNKSRLKYCVFFHHVLFFVMLAKLSADILDKLDIFILEIEELQIPQPVWWEYIWCLSLLLSFLGLAAIKRNNIKQLRRYMYGITALGFGPLLYCILYYCGDVFRYLSRDEDEDDSSEVEIELWQGYPYGLLWYAFVLLASQVHFFQLYFSYNLLKAWRARGALRKAE, encoded by the exons ATGTCTTCGCGCGGTGTTATGGTTACTGGTACGAACGGTGCAGACTTCGAGCACAGGGAAAAAATAGCTGTTCAGTACCAGTTAAG TGCCCTGAACAAGTCAAGACTAAAATACTGTGTGTTCTTCCACCATGTGTTGTTCTTCGTGATGTTGGCAAAGCTATCGGCTGATATCCTGGACAAACTCGACATTTTTATATTGGAAATTGAGGAATTGCAAATACCACAG CCCGTCTGGTGGGAGTACATCTGGTGCCTGTCTCTGCTACTATCGTTCCTCGGACTGGCTGCGATAAAACGTAACAACATCAAGCAATTACGAAGATACATGTACGGTATTACAGCGCTTGGATTTGGACCGTTATTGTATTGCATCCTCTATTACTGTGGGGACGTCTTTAGGTACTTGTCAAGAGATGAGGATGAAGATGACAGTTCGGAAGTGGAGATTGAACTTTGGCAG GGCTACCCATACGGTCTCCTGTGGTACGCTTTCGTCCTGCTAGCGTCACAAGTGCACTTCTTCCAACTATACTTCTCGTACAACTTGCTGAAAGCGTGGCGCGCACGGGGCGCGTTAAGGAAAGCCGAATAA